GGCTCCGGGCGGGATGGCGAGCAGCGTTAAGAAAATGCGATGAGCGAAGCAGCGGAGCGAAGCGACGCATCTGCGTTATCTGCGTTTTCTTATCCCATTTGCCCACTCACCACTTACTCACCTACAGTATCCTAAAAAAACGACGAAGTACTTTCGTCACATCACATCGAAAAAAAAACGGGTTGAGAGAAATTATCAAATATTTTTTTGTAATTTTCCCTTCTTACTCCGTCATTGCGACAAAGTTGCGGAGAATCCTCAGACCCGCAGGCCCGCTCTTCTCCGGATGGAACTGCACGGCCATGGCATTTCCGCATGCCACTGCCGACGCATACGGCACAATGTACTCAGTCCTTGCAATCGTCGCATCAGGCGTCGTATCCGCATAATAGGAGTGCACAAAGTACACAAACGTCCCGTCCGCAACATCCGTAAACAGCGGATGATCCGCCGGCGTGATCGTATTCCATCCCATCTGCGGAACCTTCATCCCGGTCATGCGGGGAAAGCGCCGCACCGTCCCGGGAATCATTCCGAGCCCCTCATGCATCCCGTGCTCCTCGCTTCGTTCAAGCAGCATCTGCATCCCAAGACAGATACCGAGCAGCGGCTTCTCCCGCAC
The nucleotide sequence above comes from Methanocorpusculum vombati. Encoded proteins:
- the hisH gene encoding imidazole glycerol phosphate synthase subunit HisH, with protein sequence MTATSKIAVIDYGLGNLRSVVRGLEAAGCGPVVTADPELIASADGIVLPGVGAFAEGMEKLAPVRRVVEEAVREKPLLGICLGMQMLLERSEEHGMHEGLGMIPGTVRRFPRMTGMKVPQMGWNTITPADHPLFTDVADGTFVYFVHSYYADTTPDATIARTEYIVPYASAVACGNAMAVQFHPEKSGPAGLRILRNFVAMTE